From Blastocatellia bacterium, the proteins below share one genomic window:
- a CDS encoding tetratricopeptide repeat protein: MRLLPLSIIVGLILFFGLSVGPLPAWAQTNTMQVKCVDQSGKPVSGLKVFIQEVTSGKVANVDVKGDGIARFKDLSNGFYRIIARKQGYETAYYEFVKLSGNANESVTLTFRPGDSQKKIYFEDQALAEQARNLLLEGVDLLQNARWAEGAEKLKASLAINPSSADAYFNLAVALMQQRQWEQAEPYLVSAAKYFEIGLAIEKARPPDSQNPQLIDAYQKSINQANEWRQRLPLMKIAAAADDAMRKQDFATAAAKHRELIQMEPNNPDHYYSLAVALGNDKKYDEAIQAIDRALAMKPGEKDYEDIKSRLLHNKEAAKLEAAKKIVHEADDLYNSGQYSEALRKYEQARPMLPENVQHAVWAAIGRTHAKLNHPDQAIAAYRQAIRLEPTKSDYWKSLAQYYMEQKQYDQMFQTYTDWYSLPSSSTKPDEGLFKLGKDFLGQDKNDLAMSAFNRVLSLNPNHAEVHYELGVNHFYSGDKTKAKEFLTKYLSIGKDQRHLEDAKAILAVMKVAPAKAGPKKPSKKRG, from the coding sequence ATGAGATTACTTCCTCTCAGCATCATTGTTGGACTCATTCTGTTCTTCGGGCTGTCGGTAGGCCCGCTTCCAGCTTGGGCGCAAACCAATACCATGCAAGTTAAATGCGTGGATCAAAGCGGAAAACCGGTCAGCGGCTTGAAGGTGTTCATTCAAGAGGTGACGTCGGGCAAGGTTGCCAACGTTGACGTCAAAGGCGACGGGATCGCTCGATTCAAGGACCTGAGCAATGGTTTTTATCGCATCATCGCGCGCAAGCAAGGATACGAAACGGCGTACTACGAATTTGTGAAGCTAAGCGGTAATGCGAACGAATCGGTGACGCTCACGTTCCGGCCCGGCGACAGTCAGAAGAAAATTTACTTTGAAGACCAGGCACTCGCCGAACAAGCGCGTAACCTACTATTGGAAGGGGTTGACCTGTTGCAAAACGCCAGATGGGCGGAAGGCGCAGAGAAACTCAAAGCATCGTTGGCCATCAATCCTTCCAGCGCAGACGCTTACTTTAATCTGGCCGTGGCGCTGATGCAGCAACGGCAGTGGGAGCAGGCTGAACCATATCTCGTCTCAGCGGCTAAGTATTTTGAAATTGGCCTGGCCATCGAAAAAGCGAGACCGCCAGATTCACAAAATCCTCAACTGATTGACGCCTATCAGAAGAGCATCAATCAAGCCAACGAGTGGCGACAGCGGCTCCCCTTGATGAAAATCGCTGCCGCCGCCGACGACGCCATGCGAAAACAAGATTTTGCCACCGCTGCGGCTAAACACCGTGAACTGATTCAAATGGAGCCGAACAATCCCGATCATTACTACAGCCTGGCTGTCGCTCTCGGCAACGATAAAAAATATGATGAAGCCATCCAGGCGATTGATCGGGCGCTGGCCATGAAGCCCGGTGAAAAGGATTACGAGGATATCAAGAGCCGCTTGCTGCATAATAAAGAAGCCGCCAAGCTGGAAGCCGCCAAGAAAATCGTTCATGAGGCCGATGATCTGTATAACAGTGGACAATATAGCGAGGCGCTGCGCAAGTATGAGCAAGCCCGGCCCATGTTGCCTGAGAACGTGCAACATGCCGTGTGGGCAGCCATCGGCCGCACACATGCCAAGCTGAATCACCCCGATCAAGCTATCGCAGCTTATCGCCAGGCCATCCGACTGGAACCGACCAAGTCAGACTACTGGAAGTCGCTGGCGCAATACTACATGGAACAAAAGCAGTACGACCAAATGTTCCAAACCTACACCGATTGGTACAGTCTGCCATCAAGTTCCACCAAACCCGACGAGGGCTTGTTTAAGCTCGGCAAAGACTTTCTCGGACAAGACAAAAATGATCTGGCCATGTCGGCATTCAACAGGGTGCTCAGCCTGAATCCTAATCACGCTGAGGTGCATTACGAACTTGGCGTCAATCATTTCTATAGCGGCGATAAAACAAAAGCCAAAGAGTTCCTGACCAAATACCTGAGCATCGGGAAAGATCAGCGGCACCTTGAGGATGCCAAAGCGATCCTCGCTGTGATGAAAGTCGCCCCGGCTAAAGCCGGCCCGAAAAAACCGAGCAAGAAGCGAGGATGA
- a CDS encoding sigma-54-dependent Fis family transcriptional regulator — translation MEKTGQPAIERAQHCVEQISANLETLQQHLSEAVSSNVDPTLLVTLTRQHLSEVRKQKLDQLRQALAEMAALAQDARVGRLARRLADLYFRAQRTEEFLNGVVDDLMQETRSERAAIVLRGEDTGEATVVTIRNFKTRALDAAEHTLSRTLLKKVFESGQSLLLANAAADAELWQESSIYLRLGCALVAPMKVGDLMLGAIYLENNSSTNVYTESDRQFLEAIGNLIAVYLEATHRLDLAIRARDEVIHQSHGAFAEIIGHSPKLRRVLQIVEQVANSDATILIEGESGTGKELIARALHTRSARAHKPLVVLNCAAVPETLVESELFGHEKGAFTGAQERKIGRFEWADGGTLFLDEIGELAQPVQAKLLRILQYQEFERLGSTKTLKVNVRVIAATSRNLKQMVEQGTFQEALFYRLNVIPIQLPPLRERREDIPLLAHYFLKKFAGEAKVRFDRDTLLALEQYDFPGNIRELENLVQRLVLLRSGDVITLADLPDYIVGERQRVIDLEKNPFRHLMRSVPEDNEDLQRRRTAILQIAQEHIDELENQMIEKYLQMTGGNIAEAARLSGFHRSMFYRKRRPERESQQSPA, via the coding sequence ATGGAGAAAACAGGGCAACCAGCCATAGAACGCGCGCAACACTGTGTTGAACAGATCAGCGCGAATCTGGAAACGCTGCAACAACACCTGAGCGAAGCCGTCAGTTCCAACGTGGACCCGACTTTGCTCGTCACACTCACGCGACAGCACCTTTCAGAAGTGCGCAAACAAAAACTCGATCAGTTGCGTCAGGCGTTGGCTGAGATGGCTGCATTGGCACAGGACGCGCGCGTGGGCCGACTGGCGCGGCGGCTGGCTGATCTTTATTTCCGCGCTCAGCGAACCGAAGAATTTTTGAATGGGGTGGTGGATGACCTGATGCAGGAGACGCGGTCCGAGCGCGCGGCCATCGTGCTTCGCGGAGAAGACACGGGTGAAGCGACTGTCGTCACCATTCGTAATTTCAAAACACGCGCGCTGGACGCGGCTGAACATACGCTGAGCCGCACGCTGCTGAAAAAAGTGTTTGAATCAGGCCAGTCGCTGTTGCTGGCCAACGCAGCGGCAGACGCTGAACTCTGGCAAGAAAGCAGTATTTACTTGCGGCTCGGTTGCGCCTTGGTTGCGCCGATGAAAGTTGGCGATTTGATGCTCGGAGCCATCTATCTGGAAAACAATTCGTCCACCAATGTGTATACCGAGAGCGACCGACAATTCCTGGAAGCCATCGGCAATCTCATCGCTGTGTATCTGGAAGCTACCCACCGGCTCGATTTGGCCATTCGCGCGCGCGATGAAGTCATCCATCAATCACACGGCGCGTTTGCCGAGATCATCGGCCATAGCCCCAAGCTGCGGCGCGTGCTTCAAATCGTCGAGCAGGTGGCCAATTCCGACGCAACCATCCTCATCGAAGGCGAATCAGGAACCGGCAAGGAATTGATCGCCCGCGCGCTGCACACACGCAGTGCTCGCGCCCATAAGCCGTTGGTCGTTCTCAACTGCGCCGCCGTGCCGGAAACGCTGGTCGAATCGGAGCTGTTCGGCCACGAGAAAGGCGCGTTTACCGGCGCGCAGGAACGCAAGATTGGACGCTTTGAATGGGCTGATGGAGGCACGCTCTTTCTGGACGAAATCGGTGAACTGGCGCAACCCGTTCAGGCCAAGTTGCTGCGCATCCTCCAGTATCAAGAATTCGAGCGGCTGGGCAGCACCAAAACATTGAAGGTCAACGTCCGCGTCATCGCGGCCACCAGCCGCAACCTCAAGCAGATGGTCGAACAGGGAACGTTTCAAGAGGCTTTGTTCTACCGGCTCAACGTCATCCCGATCCAGCTTCCGCCATTGCGCGAACGACGCGAAGACATTCCGTTACTGGCTCATTACTTTCTGAAGAAATTTGCCGGCGAAGCAAAAGTCCGATTTGATCGAGACACGTTGCTGGCGCTGGAACAGTACGATTTTCCAGGCAACATTCGCGAGCTGGAAAACCTCGTGCAACGACTCGTGCTGTTGCGTTCAGGCGATGTGATCACATTGGCTGACTTGCCCGATTACATTGTTGGCGAACGCCAGCGTGTTATTGATCTGGAAAAGAATCCGTTCCGACACTTGATGCGCTCGGTGCCCGAAGATAACGAAGACCTGCAACGCCGACGCACGGCCATTCTGCAAATCGCTCAAGAACATATTGACGAGCTGGAGAACCAGATGATTGAAAAGTACCTGCAAATGACCGGCGGCAACATCGCCGAAGCGGCGAGGCTCTCCGGTTTCCATCGCTCCATGTTCTATCGCAAGCGCCGGCCCGAGCGCGAATCTCAACAATCGCCGGCCTGA